A stretch of Triticum aestivum cultivar Chinese Spring chromosome 1D, IWGSC CS RefSeq v2.1, whole genome shotgun sequence DNA encodes these proteins:
- the LOC123167531 gene encoding putative E3 ubiquitin-protein ligase SINA-like 6: MVVHEEGEIMQTEQDPTMELSKCKGGHLACADCRVERPGNQRQCQKCERGGGFDVRNTAVDSVLLSVRVECPHEGCGLYVTYHKLADHQSVCPLAPCKCPVPVCGYEGPPPALYHHISTAHPMPVHRIQYGKVLQLQVPLSEPRLLLFAEEDGRAFFLVGGVLDIGAPIAVSVVCIRAGASPLPHYVAKLWANGPPGEPKGTTDAVKVEMEVTSSKDPGDVDVQELTFFTVPPKLLAGAKLVSLHIQIDKLTS; this comes from the exons atggttgtgcacgaggagggcgagatcatgcagaccgaacaggacccgacgatggagctctctaag tgcaagggagggcacctggcctgcgcggactgccgcgtcgagcgccccgggaaccagcggcagtgccagaagtgcgagcgcggcggtggcttcgacgtgcggaacacggcggtggactccgtccttttgtcggtgagggtggagtgcccgcacgaaggctgtgggctctacgtcacttaccacaagctcgccgatcaccagagcgtgtgtccgctcgcgccctgcaaatgccccgtgcccgtctgcggctacgaaggcccgccgccggcgctctaccaccacatcagcaccgcgcatcccatgcccgtgcacaggatccagtacggcaaggtgctccagctgcaagtgccactatcggagccacggctcttgctgttcgcggaggaggacggccgcgcgtttttcttggtcggtggcgtgctcgacatcggcgcgcctatcgccgtgtcggtcgtctgcatcagagcgggggcgtccccactgccgcactacgtggccaagctgtgggcgaacggcccgccgggggagcccaaaggcacgaccgacgccgtcaaggtggaaatggaggtgacaagcagcaaggatcccggcgacgtcgacgtgcaggagctgaccttcttcacagttccgcccaagctgctggccggggctaagctggtgtccctccacattcagattgacaagctcacgtcctaa